One window from the genome of Rickettsiella endosymbiont of Xylota segnis encodes:
- a CDS encoding UDP-N-acetylmuramoyl-tripeptide--D-alanyl-D-alanine ligase encodes MKLSILAANIQGKLLGPDVNYTGLSLDSRSIKPHELFFAIRGEKFDGHDFIELAKQRGAVAAVVDHVIDTDLPLVLVQDTRKALGELAKHHRSQFSIPIIALTGSCGKTSSKEMIASILAETGSVLTNFKNFNNDIGVPLTLLNLNTQHRYAVIEMGANHSGEIAYLTQITQPNVALVTNIGPAHLQGFGSMNGVAKAKAEIFSGLAKNGVAIINADDKFTDNLQKASASFRCVSFGLSDGSDFSATNIQVDADGKAIFLLHAPNGKEMMISLGLPGQHQVLNALAAAAAASQVGIELFHIKSGLEKTQPVPGRVLLRKTKIGTNLIDDSYNANPSSVAAALKLLAHYSGQRIFVMGDMGELGPNAIAYHRQIGKLAKELKIDEVYTCGDLSKETAKAFGTNAKHYPNHQELILALKPHLRENVTILIKGSLSAHMGKVAAALLDNDA; translated from the coding sequence GTGAAACTATCTATATTGGCTGCAAATATCCAAGGTAAGCTATTAGGTCCGGATGTGAATTACACCGGGCTGAGTTTGGATTCGCGTAGTATAAAACCACATGAACTTTTTTTCGCTATTCGCGGTGAAAAGTTTGATGGGCATGATTTTATTGAACTTGCCAAGCAGCGCGGTGCTGTAGCCGCTGTCGTTGATCATGTTATAGATACCGATTTACCCTTAGTACTCGTCCAGGACACAAGAAAAGCCTTAGGGGAATTAGCTAAACACCATCGTAGTCAATTTTCTATCCCTATTATTGCCTTAACGGGTAGTTGTGGTAAAACAAGCAGCAAAGAAATGATCGCATCGATTTTGGCTGAAACAGGCTCAGTGTTAACTAATTTTAAAAATTTCAATAATGATATCGGTGTACCCTTAACATTGTTAAATTTAAATACTCAACACCGTTATGCCGTGATTGAAATGGGTGCGAATCATAGCGGAGAAATTGCGTATTTGACGCAGATCACACAACCGAATGTTGCCTTGGTCACTAATATTGGGCCTGCACATTTGCAAGGGTTTGGATCCATGAACGGCGTTGCAAAGGCTAAGGCAGAAATTTTTTCTGGTTTAGCTAAAAATGGTGTCGCTATTATTAATGCCGATGATAAATTTACTGATAATTTACAGAAAGCCTCTGCTAGTTTTCGCTGTGTGAGTTTTGGTTTATCCGATGGATCTGATTTTTCTGCGACTAATATTCAAGTGGATGCCGATGGAAAAGCAATATTTTTATTACATGCCCCGAATGGAAAAGAAATGATGATTAGCTTAGGCTTACCTGGACAGCATCAGGTGTTGAATGCTTTAGCCGCCGCCGCCGCGGCGAGCCAAGTGGGAATTGAATTATTCCACATCAAATCCGGTTTAGAAAAAACGCAACCAGTGCCTGGAAGAGTGTTATTACGCAAAACAAAAATAGGCACGAACTTGATTGATGATAGTTATAATGCCAATCCAAGTTCAGTGGCTGCGGCTTTAAAATTATTGGCGCATTATTCGGGGCAGCGAATTTTTGTTATGGGTGATATGGGGGAGTTGGGTCCGAATGCCATAGCGTATCATCGTCAAATTGGAAAATTAGCTAAAGAATTAAAAATCGATGAGGTCTATACTTGCGGTGATTTAAGTAAAGAAACCGCCAAAGCATTTGGTACAAACGCAAAGCATTACCCCAATCACCAGGAATTAATTTTAGCACTGAAACCCCATTTGCGAGAGAATGTCACTATTTTAATTAAAGGTTCACTCAGTGCACATATGGGAAAAGTAGCCGCTGCTTTATTGGACAACGATGCGTGA